In the Clupea harengus chromosome 16, Ch_v2.0.2, whole genome shotgun sequence genome, one interval contains:
- the th2 gene encoding tyrosine hydroxylase 2, translating into MKTDSVVQNVPFTGRKRSLLDDARRDRESVSSAAPGASLGGDCCVFEEKNGKVSLHVLFALSNEKNSGFFKAGKVFETFEAKLLHVESRPRKSKNTSDLEFFIKCEIHSSDIDVFLNSLKRVADDVRTVSERKAPWFPRKIRDLDRCNHLITKFDPDLDQDHPGFSDKEYRKRRTFISELAFNYKQGEPLPRVEYTPEEVGTWRQVYRTLTSIYPTHACRQFQDGLQQLEKECGYAEDNIPQLRDVSAFLKEKTGFQLRPVAGLLSARDFLASLAFRVFQCTQYIRHPSAPMHSPEPDCCHELLGHIPMLTDHEFAQFSQEIGLASLGASDEDIERLSTLYWFTVEFGLCKQNESVKAYGAGLLSSYGELLYALSNEPEYKPFNPAEAAVQPYQDETYQPIYFVSESFEDAKAKLRQFSSTIERPFTIRYDPITSSLDVLDQPGKIQKALGQMHEDLKTLYHALESLGQN; encoded by the exons ATGAAGACTGACAGTGTCGTCCAAAATGTGCCCTTCACCGGTAGGAAACGGAGCCTGCTTGACGACGCACGGAGGGACCGCGAGAGTGTGTCCTCTGCGGCGCCAGGAGCCTCGCTCGGCGGGGACTGTTGTGTGTTCGAGGAAAAGAACGGGAAAGTTTCGCTACACGTGCTTTTCGCCCTCAGCAACGAGAAGAATTCTGGGTTCTTCAAGGCGGGCAAGGTGTTTGAG ACCTTTGAAGCCAAACTTCTTCACGTGGAGAGCCGACCCAGAAAGTCAAAGAACACGTCTGACCTGGAGTTCTTCATCAAATGTGAAATACACAGTTCAGACATCGATGTCTTCCTCAACTCATTAAAAAGGGTTGCAGACGATGTGCGGACAGTTTCAGAGAGAAAAG CACCCTGGTTTCCAAGAAAAATAAGAGATTTGGATCGGTGCAATCATTTGATAACGAAATTCGATCCAGATTTGGATCAAGATCACCCC GGTTTCAGCGATAAAGAATACAGGAAAAGAAGAACATTTATCTCGGAACTCGCATTTAATTACAAACA AGGGGAGCCCTTACCCAGAGTAGAGTACACGCCTGAGGAAGTAGGCACCTG GAGACAGGTGTATCGGACCTTGACCAGCATCTACCCCACCCACGCCTGCAGGCAGTTCCAGGACGGGCTccagcagctggagaaggagtGCGGCTACGCGGAGGACAACATCCCGCAGCTGAGAGATGTTTCCGCCTTCCTTAAAG AGAAAACAGGCTTCCAGCTGCGTCCCGTAGCGGGTCTCCTGTCCGCCCGTGACTTCTTGGCCAGCCTGGCGTTCCGAGTGTTCCAGTGCACCCAGTACATCCGCCACCCCTCTGCTCCCATGCACTCCCCAGAGCC AGACTGCTGCCATGAACTGCTTGGCCACATCCCAATGCTCACAGACCATGAGTTTGCCCAGTTCTCTCAG GAAATTGGTCTAGCATCACTGGGTGCATCTGATGAGGACATTGAGAGACTTTCAAca CTGTACTGGTTCACGGTGGAGTTTGGCCTCTGTAAGCAGAATGAATCAGTGAAAGCCTACGGAGCTGGCTTGCTGTCCTCCTATGGAGAACTCCTA TATGCTCTGTCGAATGAACCGGAATACAAACCCTTTAACCCAGCGGAAGCAGCGGTCCAGCCCTATCAGGATGAAACATACCAGCCCATATACTTTGTGTCTGAAAGCTTTGAAGATGCCAAGGCAAAACTGCG GCAATTCTCGTCAACGATTGAGAGGCCCTTCACCATCCGGTACGACCCGATCACCAGCAGCCTGGATGTTCTGGACCAGCCCGGAAAGATCCAGAAGGCACTGGGTCAGATGCATGAGGACTTGAAGACTCTGTACCATGCCCTGGAGAGTCTGGGTCAGAACTGA